One segment of Erigeron canadensis isolate Cc75 chromosome 2, C_canadensis_v1, whole genome shotgun sequence DNA contains the following:
- the LOC122586889 gene encoding cytochrome P450 76T24-like isoform X1 — MDYPSFLFLSLFLISIYVYIISGRRNSRLPPGPYPLPVIGNLFQLSNKPHRSLATLSKRYGPLMSLKLGSKTTIVVSSPDMAKELFHTNDKLFSSRSVPNILRLMDRHKYSMVFLPAGEQWRRLRRISREYLLSGQCLDASQQLRMEKVHELLDHVSQCCINEKAVNVGAAAFTTAVNILSNLIFSKDLCQYVSSESQEFKDAIWGVMEISGKPNLVDFFPILSPLDPQGLTRQGRVYFQKLYGIFDRIIDQRLETRASSSSDEDLKSTKKDLLDVLLNLLNFKDESKFSRNGLIHLLMDLFIAGADTTSTTFEWAMTELIRNPKKMETARLEITKLIQNNKMHIQEKHISQLPYLQAITKETLRLYPPAPFLIPHEAIHDVEIQGFVVPKNAQILCNVWAIGRDLNIWSDPETFMPERFLEADIDYRGQNFELIPFGSGRRICPGLNAAHRMLHVMLGSLIQKFDWKLEGNMKVEDMNMEEKFGLTCPRNVPLMAVPIKL; from the exons ATGGATTATCCAAGCTTCTTATTCCTGTCTCTCTTTCTAATATCTATCTATGTGTACATCATCTCTGGCCGTCGTAACTCTCGGCTTCCACCGGGTCCTTACCCTCTTCCGGTCATCGGAAACCTGTTTCAGCTAAGCAACAAACCCCATCGTTCACTCGCCACCCTCTCCAAACGTTATGGTCCGTTAATGTCACTTAAGCTTGGAAGTAAAACAACCATAGTTGTTTCGTCACCTGATATGGCAAAAGAGTTATTTCACACAAATGACAAGTTATTTTCTAGCCGATCTGTTCCCAACATTCTCCGGTTGATGGACCGCCATAAATACTCCATGGTTTTTCTCCCAGCCGGAGAACAATGGCGAAGACTGCGAAGAATAAGTAGAGAATATTTATTATCTGGGCAATGTTTAGATGCTTCCCAACAACTACGTATGGAAAAG GTACATGAACTTCTTGACCATGTTAGTCAATGTTGTATAAATGAAAAGGCTGTAAACGTAGGTGCAGCGGCGTTTACTACAGCCGTTAACATTTTATCCAACTTGATCTTCTCTAAGGATTTATGTCAATACGTTTCTTCAGAATCTCAAGAATTTAAGGATGCGATTTGGGGTGTGATGGAAATTAGTGGAAAGCCGAACTTGGTAGACTTTTTTCCAATCCTAAGTCCCTTGGATCCACAAGGCTTAACAAGACAAGGACgtgtttattttcaaaagttatATGGTATTTTTGACAGGATCATCGATCAACGGTTGGAAACTAGAGCTAGTTCATCATCGGATGAAGATCTTAAATCAACCAAGAAAGATCTTTTGGACGTGTTGCTCAACCTCCTCAACTTCAAAGATGAATCTAAATTTAGTCGAAATGGCCTAATACATTTATTGATG gATTTGTTTATAGCGGGAGCGGATACAACATCAACCACGTTCGAATGGGCTATGACAGAGCTCATTCGAAACCCCAAGAAAATGGAGACGGCCCGGTTAGAGATTACAAAACTTATACAGAACAACAAGATGCATATACAAGAAAAGCATATCTCTCAACTACCTTATTTACAAGCTATAACTAAAGAAACTCTCCGACTATATCCACCTGCTCCCTTTCTTATTCCTCACGAAGCCATACATGACGTAGAAATTCAAGGCTTTGTTGTGCCTAAAAATGCACAAATTCTTTGTAATGTTTGGGCTATTGGACGAGACTTGAATATTTGGTCAGACCCTGAAACATTTATGCCAGAGAGGTTTTTGGAAGCTGATATCGATTATAGAGGCCAAAATTTTGAGCTCATTCCATTTGGTAGCGGGAGGAGAATATGTCCGGGATTGAATGCTGCACATAGGATGTTACATGTAATGTTGGGTTCTTTGATTCAGAAGTTTGATTGGAAGCTTGAAGGAAATATGAAAGTAGAAGATATGAATATGGAAGAGAAGTTTGGGCTCACATGTCCAAGAAATGTACCCCTAATGGCCGTACCAATTAAACTTTGA